In Tenebrio molitor chromosome 1, icTenMoli1.1, whole genome shotgun sequence, the sequence ggttgcacacaaaatgttgtgtacaccatggctgcgaaatcctttgacgacctTGAGATTGTCTTGCCTCGGCCTAAACGACCTCGGcatcaatttttctctcggtacgtcAAAGAACGATTTCGcatccttgatatacaaataactattctttgGGATTATGTAGGTAAgtatttgtcattttttgtagatttctccttttttctctggggagcgagttctgggacacctgtatagcTACACATTTAGAATTTATTCAGTGATGAAAAGGAAACGAAAACATAGTACGGTTGCGGTTAATAAAATCTGAGCAACGATTTGACACTCCGTGacttttccattaaatttggTAAATCAGGCTTTCACCTCATTATCTTAGAGACGCATGCACAAATACCACGTATTAATTCACACCTTCCGTGAACAATAAATAAcatgtttattgtttattgcAGAAACATAAGAACATTGTAAGAgaatgtaacaaaaaaaaactacctACCTATATAAAAACTAATATTTTGTAGCAGCCCCATTTTTTCCGGATTGATGCTACTAAAACCTCAGTATAGTTTCGAGTTAATTCGTTCCActctttttgaattctattCCATATATCATTGAAGTTTTCTTTATCATTAAACCTCACACAATTTCAATGGGGTTCAAGTCCGGACTGCGCGAAGACCAAGACAGAACTCGTATTCCTTGCTGCTCCATCCAATATGAGATAATTCTAGGTGTATGAATAGGACAATTGTAGTgctgataaataaaattactttgGGGGAAGACCGCATTCACTGATGGTAGAATGATATTTTCCATGATATGAAGATAGACCTCTACGTTATTTCTGCCTATTATACAGAAAAGCTCCTGGCTATGTTGAACCTGACTACTACCCTCCTTTCTGACCAACCCTCTTCCAGTAATGTAACAACCCTTAATTTTTCTGCAAGAGATAAATGTGGCGTTTTTTTCCGTTGACGTTTACAACATGACAGTTTTCCAGGTGACTACCCGCACTTGAGCAACAATCTAAGTCATATTTACAGTAGGAAAATGTACTGCTCAGATGACAAAATGAGATTAGAACTAAGAGATCTTATttgcacaaaataaaaactatcAATTTGGTAGGTACCTACATTTTTATGAATCGCCTCTTTGATGcagataattaataataacgtGACTGGATATAGCAAGGCCAATCATCATTGCGCACAATATTTTATCTGTGATGATCGCGTGTTCAATGTTTTTcttgatataaaatttaataatatacGCAACTAATGCaattaaatttggaagatGCTTGTGAAAACTTCAGTTTTAAGAACAAGGAATGTAACTGgcgtaaaataaaacatcgcagttaaaattaatatcttGTGTAATATACCTATAACAATATAACAACCTAACCCTTGGTAACGATGCTTTTTGTAAATAGTTCCACCAAACAATTATTCTGTCAGTATAAGCACCCTAGATAAGCACGATCTTTTTGAAGGCAAATTCCTCTCATCGTTCACTACTAgtattttcttaattatgctttcgtttaataaaattaccttgatgttgaaaaaaaagacGATACTGAAAAGTAAACATTATTGTAGCCGCCTGTATCTATCATTTGTTTGtgacttaattaattttatttatgaattGGCATCTAAACATGCATACCAACGAATTACTTCATCTcctattaaatatttacatttattaatcattAGTGATACCTACAGAAAGCGaattaaataacaaaacaagATTCAGCTTAAGCTGCAACATAAAATGTTCTGAAGCATTTtttatatgtttttatttttaacatccAGCTATTTACACGGGAGGTTGTAAAATTCTAATTACATGACTTTACCAACCACCACAACTCTGAAGCTAAATTTTAACTACACAAAGAAtggaatacatttttataatagttCTCTATAAACTGAATACAATAAAGTTCCAACacacaatttaatttacaattattatgATGGCgcatttaatttataatgcgtggaattaaaattacatgaAATGAAGAGAATTGTCTCCTTAATTTAATCTGTGAATTTACGGTTGACATTACGTCCAAACAATGCTGTACGGATTTCTGGAACAAGCTGCTGGGCAATCAATTCTAAACGAGCTTCCAGGGTGTTGTTGATCTTAATTTTTCCTTTCTGAGCATATAACTCGACGCCCCCAGTAGTTTCAGATGGAAGATGAGTTTCATCATCAATTTTAAGATGTACATCTTTTCCAGTGCCATCTCTGTATTTTGTTGCAACCACTGGGAGGATGCCTTGTACTATTGTCCTGTCCTGCGATCGGACTCTCACTATAATAGTATTCTCAAACAACtacaaacagaaaaaaactttAATATCTGGTCAATCCCAATTGGAAAACTATTCTATACTAGACTAAGCTAACTTAtaactaatttattattcagaTGTTAATATCATCAGATGTCCAGGCTTCATGCTGGGTTAACTGTAATACCTAACTATAACCTaactaaaataataatcatatgCTAGAGTAGTATGCGACAGATTTTTAAAGACAACTAAAATTTCCTAGACAAGAAAAGAAGATTTTAATGTGATACCTTGTCACTGATTCCCAAGTACTAAAAAAACGAAagtgaaatgaaataaaaataaaagtaggaATGCATTCTCTTAGCTTAAGGTAAGATTAATACCTGGTAAAGACTTTGAAGGATGAGAGCCTCCAGGAGTTGTGAATACTTGGCTTGATCATGTGTAATTTCTCCAAGACGTTTGCGAGAGTCATCCAACACACTGTGAACATGATCTTCACGCACTTTCAACACTTTTAGACGTGCCTGATTGAGCATGTTCGATGATTGACTGAAATGTATCACATGACATTATTACAACTCACACTATAATATAATTTACATACATTTTCTTCTGCAATTCAACTTGCTTTTCCTTCTTTTCATAATATTCCATGATCTTCAACCTTTGTTGTTGGACAAGACGGCCTTTTTCAATGTTGAATTCTTCTTCCGCTTTAGCGTCAATTTCTTCGGCTTTTTCATTGGCTTCTTGTTCAATGAAAGCCATCATATGCTTGATCTACATATTAAGTAGTATTAGTAGCAGCAATGAAATATTAgtgcattttaaaataaataagttacAATATTAACATATTTAACATGACAGTGaccgtaattttttattctatttaATTACTTACCTGCTTTTGTACATCAACATCGCTTAACGCCATGGCTGTGGGTTGTTAATAATCtttcaaaacgaaaaaatacCCTTTTAATTGGCGACACTACACCGACAACGCCTATTACATTGAATTCAGCAACGACAGCTCGTGACAGCCTGATTGATCATATGATTTTGACCTTATGAGTCTCAAATTCACGACTAGGTAATtcaatttaacaattaaaaagaaaagaataCTTCAACATAGGTGCCTTAGATCTTAaatatcatttaatttttttatataataaaatttgtcgaATAAAACGTgctaaatattaattatttgatAAAAGATGCTGATTTGATGTCCATCTACAGGTTTCTATCTCAACTATTATAAAACAGAAATCATTTAATCATTAGTTGAATTTTAAATCTTTTACCaagatattattttttgaattcgCTTAAGAATTGATGGAtacttaatgaaaaaaaaaacggtcaTCCCTATTTTATATTAGGGACTTGGATGTCACTTGTGTCAAAATGTGAACTAGAGGTTATGAGacctttaataataatttctttgcTCATAGAAGAGTTTTCCAGCGTCAGTCCAAGACGTTATTAATGATTAGGTATGAAAGAGATATTAATTCACCATCATCGCAAATAACTAaagatttgtcaaaatttaagatttttatttgttttaaatttccgtcacaaataagtattttaaatttccattGGACAATTGGTGTGGTGAGTGGTGTAGTGTAGGGTGTGGGTGTACCTAGTAACCACTAGTGCCAACCTAACGCCAACAACGGTAGTAATGGTACTTTAGCGTTATCTCTGACATTAGTCAGCTGTTAAATGTTTATGTGATcaatgattgttttttaatttttcattgtccCTATTCATTGATCCATTGCCCCTATTCAGTgattgtttaaattatttaacactaagtttaaaaaaggtatTAAGAAAAAGAATcttttgaatatatttttttattattatcaattagttttgttgaaaatgaaTGTTGTGGGAATGGGCATGATTCCTCAACCTAATCCACCGCCACAGCAACAACAACAGCAACAGCAGCAGCAACAACAGCAACAACAACCACCACCACCTTTAgataatatttcaaaaataaaaactctcGTTGGGCCTTTAAGAGATTCTCTCTCTGTAAGTTTAGATTATACATTCTAATATACATGTTTGTtaagtgttttaattttagaatACCATAAAAACTGCAGCACAAACTTTAAATCAGAACAGCCAAGTAGATGCAGGTTCATGGTAAGTTTAAGCTGAAGAGTTTTTaggtttaataaaatgtaattatgatttctttgaattttaGGAAAGGTGTAGATGTTCCGATACCACGTTTTGATAAGGTTTTAGAAGAATTTTACTCAATATGTGATCAAATTGAGTTACATTTGGTAAGGAATAGTTATTATTCCAAGTTgcaaatttttgttataaaattatgcaattttagaaaacttcCATCAAATGTCTTAGTCAAGCTGAGAGTAGTAATCGATATTTACATATACCTGTTGCTCCTCACAGAAGTGAAAATCTGGGAATGAATGAGAATATGCTGACATATCCACAGTTTCTTGCCACGGCCAGTGCTCAAGTGGCATATGCAAAAGAAATACATGACACATTAATTGCAGCAGCGCAGAATATTTCACCTTCTGATTGatgttttcaacatttttaaaaatcaaattcttaTAAGGAGAAACTTTGTacaattgtttaaataatttacatgtaatttatttcatcATGTTTAATTGAGTTTTTTGTTTgataattgtaattattacatataattacttaaataaagtcaaaacgaaacatgacagGGCGGAGCTTAGGATGCGCGCTCTCCAATTTAGCGCTGGCAGGGGTGTATCATTCAATCGTTAGTTTAGGGGCAAAAACTTAACCAAAACACAAGGTACGTTTTGTTGGGACATAACCGGAATCGGTTTATGGTGGAACGACCGTTTTATTGGTGCACAAAACCGACTCCGACGAAACTTTTCATTCCGTTAAAACTACATAGAATGGTCGGTTTGAATGTTAGAAAGTGGGGATTTTAtgacaaaactgtcaaaaattttaagccgttttgttgGTGGGATGCATTCCGTTCAGTCTGGATGACCCAACAAAACGCACCTACAATTTTCTTCATCTGATGAAAGAAATTGTACACCAAGGTCATCTACTTTTGTTGTAGAACCTCTAATAGAATAATGAAAACTATTCAGAACATTCCCCTAACATCCTGTGTAGCGTAAATAAcagaaatagtatatttcaaaccaaggtaagaaagtggtttcttgcagaccgcaggcaaagattataaaccgagtcgtagacgaggtttgtaagtgcctaaggtctgcaaggacactttcttaacaaggtttgaatacaatttttttccctaccggcacaactttgttgaaaaaagtcaaaaaagatggttatattcgtgattaaaacgaaaattttgagaattgtgttatttgtttaattaacttgtcatcgcatttgaagatttgaggtttgttcgaaaatttgatataaacagggtcaagtaatctacctacctagcttatctgtttattttccagattatatgattgacctaccgacttacttcattgaattggctttcatttatcaataacttatttcacttttgacacttttgacatttgtattttggtacagttttaccttaaacatttcaatattaactttcttaccttagcgagaaagttgaattttctcacctcaaatgaggtatccacagcctacatttctaaccggtagggagaaaaatatttttttatttttgactccGTCACTGTCAGACGTAAGCTGGATTCAACCGTtctactgtcgcgagcaataaattttggtcgtcaatgtcatttcaaaatttggttagattgcaaggaggttaaagtaagaggagggaaagcgCCCTATGCTGGTAATGCATTGAAAGTGATGCCAAATGCCAATCGTTCCTTCTCcagcaaccttttatgaccgcGAACGTCCTTGAACGGCCCACCGGGTATCGCATCGCTTTGACGCCAGTGGCGTTCCTTTAACCCCCGCAACAAGGTGTTAAGCGTTTTTATGTTACAACAAATGCTCCAGTGCGCCCCGTCATGTACTTATagttttttctgaattataaatttacttcttttatttttgttaatttttttcatgtactttatgttacaaattacaataaatgcatCTGTGCGCCCCGTCTTTTCTACGCCACTGGTACCATCCCCACCAACCACCCTTGTTTAGCAACCTTTTATGGTTCTGCACGATTTGCTGGGGGTGGcatcactttttcaaacttgctttccctcctcttactttaacctccttgttagattgtcacaaatttaaacaatttccctgcctgattatgcccacgtcaaaaaatttagaaaaaaatgacaatgtcatacaacatgatgataggttatgaaaTTTACGATTGCTTTACAATgaagcattttcgattgcgtcaaagaaagACCTTGATGACCAAattttattgctcgcgactgtacattcgtgatgtcatgtttcgttttgactttacCTCTAACTACtgaatgatttattttcaataaaactttATACCTACAATACTTAGACCCGCTTGCGTAAAGCTTAACAACGCATAAAGTCGaaaatccgcccatttgattggctgattcaaatccAACGTTAAATATcccccaatcagatcgcttgacagtatgttaactttaacaacgaattGAGAacgctttatacaaccgggccttaaaGTTTTTAgaatgtacagtcgcgagcaataaattttggtcgtcaatgtcattctttgatgcaatggaaaatgctccattttaaaacggtcataaatatcataacctatcatcatgttgaaTGGCATTTTTTCCTCATTTTTGTTTAcgctttgttgacatgggcataatcagacagggatttttttttaatttgtgacaatctaaccagattttgaaatgacattgacggccaatagttatttatttaacgagttcctgtgtaaattgggccagattaaaacacgagtgaaacgagcgttttaaaggcccacgagtgccaaaaaaagttcagtttacacaagaacgagttgaatacaacgtttttttgtttgacgacccccttaaaggccccaaatcgcttaaaatctttaaaattacgttgacgtttcgttttgacaagttgac encodes:
- the Vha26 gene encoding V-type proton ATPase subunit E isoform X2; protein product: MALSDVDVQKQIKHMMAFIEQEANEKAEEIDAKAEEEFNIEKGRLVQQQRLKIMEYYEKKEKQVELQKKIQSSNMLNQARLKVLKVREDHVHSVLDDSRKRLGEITHDQAKYSQLLEALILQSLYQLFENTIIVRVRSQDRTIVQGILPVVATKYRDGTGKDVHLKIDDETHLPSETTGGVELYAQKGKIKINNTLEARLELIAQQLVPEIRTALFGRNVNRKFTD
- the Vha26 gene encoding V-type proton ATPase subunit E isoform X1 — protein: MALSDVDVQKQIKHMMAFIEQEANEKAEEIDAKAEEEFNIEKGRLVQQQRLKIMEYYEKKEKQVELQKKIQSSNMLNQARLKVLKVREDHVHSVLDDSRKRLGEITHDQAKYSQLLEALILQSLYQYLGISDKLFENTIIVRVRSQDRTIVQGILPVVATKYRDGTGKDVHLKIDDETHLPSETTGGVELYAQKGKIKINNTLEARLELIAQQLVPEIRTALFGRNVNRKFTD
- the ix gene encoding mediator of RNA polymerase II transcription subunit 29, whose amino-acid sequence is MNVVGMGMIPQPNPPPQQQQQQQQQQQQQQQPPPPLDNISKIKTLVGPLRDSLSNTIKTAAQTLNQNSQVDAGSWKGVDVPIPRFDKVLEEFYSICDQIELHLKTSIKCLSQAESSNRYLHIPVAPHRSENLGMNENMLTYPQFLATASAQVAYAKEIHDTLIAAAQNISPSD